In a single window of the Callithrix jacchus isolate 240 chromosome 1, calJac240_pri, whole genome shotgun sequence genome:
- the LOC118145793 gene encoding uncharacterized protein LOC118145793 isoform X2: MASILPAVMNPSCRREEARPELRSSRPATCGELNSASNHLLWSDLARPVDHVAASASPQGRLSGLNAPTYLIKARVCQATWPSGDTRKQSQQFPMSQAGETAFQEGRPRPPPSRPPARPQEHHHSPGQPPSAGGKTASGMDDNRLLFGEIHFFSSVKIGPPFRMTKIGLNHIWVCLRIELRTTDCHRLRGSLLHPQLCGPSLLESAHSFIMWN; the protein is encoded by the exons ATGGCCTCCATCTTGCCAGCAGTGATGAATCCAAGCTGCCGTCGGGAAGAGGCCCGGCCGGAGCTGAGGTCCTCCAGGCCAGCGACCTGTGGGGagctgaattctgccagcaaCCAT CTTCTCTGGAGCGACCTGGCCAGGCCAGTGGACCACGTGGCCGCCTCTGCCAGCCCCCAGGGGCGACTCAGTGGACTTAACGCCCCCACCTACCTGATCAAGGCCCGAGTTTGTCAAGCCACCTGGCCCTCTGGAGACACCAGGAAACAAAGTCAGCAGTTCCCCATGAGCCAGGCTGGGGAAACAGCCTTCCAGGAGGGGCGACCAAGGCCCCCACCCAGCCGACCACCTGCCCGCCCTCAGGAACACCATCACAGTCCAGGGCAGCCGCCCTCTGCGGGAGGGAAGACAGCCTCGGGCATGGATGACAACAGATTACTTTTTGGGGAGATTcactttttctcctctgtaaaaataG GCCCACCTTTCAGGATGACGAAAATCGGTTTGAACCACATCTGGGTGTGCCTTCGGATTGAGTTGCGCACTACAGATTGCCACAGGCTTCGCGGCTCCCTGCTGCATCCCCAGCTCTGCGGACCCAG